The following coding sequences are from one Halomonas sp. HAL1 window:
- a CDS encoding MFS transporter, whose amino-acid sequence MAQPDVSQSRLYEWLTGDEDSRMCDDIPDSACNEQPRNFFLHLWASLGNKLADELSSARLVLPWLMGIIGAPVWMVGLLVPIREAGALLPQIFVAGFIRLKPKRKWVWVTGALIQALAALVLALLALFATGSLGGALVLASLVLLSLARGLSSIATKDVLGKTISKRRRGTLMGWSGSVAGGATLAAGAVLMLLDSRPGNVIVALLLVVAASGWLMNALAAARIEEAPGAVEGGENGWDSIKLGLSLLKNDRTFLHFNLARALLLSSALALPYIALLGQNQSGTDLGGLGILIVVSGLAAMVASPVWGKRADQSSRNVMRDAAVGTAICCLLAASLAWLPGGWAQSIWPYAVVYALLVIIHHGVRLGRKTYLIDMASQDNRALYVALSNTLTGVLMLLVGGIIGALAQWFGSAILLLILAATAVGAVLSAHQLPEVE is encoded by the coding sequence ATGGCTCAACCGGATGTTTCACAGTCTCGCCTTTATGAGTGGCTAACAGGCGATGAAGATAGCCGCATGTGCGATGACATACCTGACAGTGCTTGCAACGAACAGCCGCGCAATTTTTTCCTACACCTATGGGCTTCTTTAGGAAATAAGTTGGCTGACGAGTTATCTAGCGCGCGCTTAGTTTTACCGTGGCTGATGGGCATTATTGGGGCACCGGTGTGGATGGTAGGCTTGCTAGTGCCCATACGTGAGGCGGGTGCGCTACTGCCACAAATTTTTGTGGCGGGTTTTATCCGCTTAAAACCCAAACGGAAATGGGTATGGGTAACAGGTGCGCTGATTCAGGCGCTAGCCGCATTAGTGCTGGCCCTACTTGCGTTGTTCGCCACCGGCTCTTTGGGCGGCGCATTAGTGTTAGCCTCGCTCGTGCTGCTTTCGCTGGCACGGGGCTTATCCTCCATCGCGACCAAAGACGTGCTGGGTAAGACTATTTCCAAACGCCGCCGCGGCACGTTGATGGGCTGGAGCGGCAGCGTTGCCGGTGGCGCTACGCTGGCGGCGGGCGCTGTACTCATGCTGCTTGATAGTCGCCCCGGCAATGTCATCGTGGCGCTCTTACTCGTAGTCGCCGCTAGTGGCTGGCTAATGAATGCCTTAGCCGCGGCCCGTATTGAAGAAGCGCCTGGCGCCGTTGAAGGAGGAGAAAACGGCTGGGACAGTATTAAGCTAGGTCTGTCGCTACTAAAAAATGATCGCACTTTTCTACACTTCAACCTTGCCAGGGCATTACTGCTATCAAGTGCACTTGCTTTGCCTTACATCGCCCTGTTGGGGCAAAACCAAAGTGGCACCGACCTCGGCGGCCTGGGTATTTTGATTGTGGTATCGGGGCTTGCAGCGATGGTGGCAAGCCCCGTCTGGGGCAAGCGCGCCGACCAATCGAGCCGCAACGTTATGCGCGATGCAGCGGTAGGTACGGCTATTTGCTGTTTATTAGCTGCCAGCTTGGCCTGGCTGCCAGGCGGGTGGGCACAAAGTATTTGGCCCTATGCGGTGGTTTACGCACTATTAGTGATTATTCACCATGGCGTGCGCTTGGGGCGTAAAACCTACCTCATTGATATGGCGAGTCAAGATAATCGGGCGCTTTACGTTGCGCTCTCTAACACGTTAACAGGCGTATTAATGCTTTTGGTAGGCGGCATTATTGGCGCTCTTGCACAATGGTTTGGTAGCGCCATACTACTGCTAATACTTGCTGCAACCGCTGTGGGGGCTGTATTGAGCGCCCACC